The window AATCAGTGTGTCATATTCAATAAATTGATTATTTTCATCACGGAACATCGCGCATGCATATCCTGCATAAGCGGCATCAATATGGATATAAAACGAAACACCAAATCGAGCTTCACACTCACGACGTAACTCAATGAGTTCAGCGACATTATCGATAGCGCCGGTTTCAGTCGTTCCGACAACGGCAACAATCGCTAAAATAGGTTCGCCTCGCTCTATCAATGAAAACACTATCTGCCTCATCTGGTCGGTATCTGTGCGATAACTTCCATCCACAGGCAATTGCACAATATTTTGTTGCCCTAATCCTAAAATATCCATCGCTTTAAGCCATGAATAATGTTTAGATTGTGGTACTAATAACTTACCGAGTCTGCCTTGTTCTACGCCTTCACCACGGCACGTCATTTCCCTGACGTCTTCGAATAAACCACGTTTTTTTAATTCATCAATTAGGTCTAAAACAGCTGAAGTCTGCATATTTAATAACGCTTTCTCAGAGCTATCTTTAAGCAGCTGTTTGGCTTGAGGGTGCTTAGCTATTGCTAACGGTAACGTTTTAATATTTCTCGCTACCCATAAACCTTCATAGTTAGCGACAGTACCGCCAGAGGTAATATGCCCCCATGCACGATTAGGGTCATAACCGAACATTGCACACAGATCTGCCCCAGCTTCTAGCTCTAGCACGGTTGTGGTCGGCGACGACTCTTGTGCGCAGTTATTTGGGTTATACATCATCGCCATGACATACGCGAGATTAGAGATCATCAGCGTATCCGCATTCATATGGCCAAGATAACGAGGAGAAAACCAAGGAATTGATGTTGTTTTTAATTTAGAAGAGAGTTGATTTAAAATCCCTTCAGTCCGATATAGCGTATCTCTATATTCTGGTGCATATCGTTCGACGGTTGTGACATATTCAGGGTCTTCGGGATGGTATCCTGAGCGCCAGTGCATGTGTTCTGTTACTGCATATTCCATCATTTCTCTGAAAAAGACCGCGTTTTCAGATTTAGGCCCAAGAAATAAAGCATCCACATTCATTTTTGAGTTATTAAAATTTGTCATTATCACTACACCTTTAAATCATGCCCTCATTGAGAAGCATATTTAATTTAGGTAACTACTATCATTGGAAAGTGATATAACGGAATGCATGTCTCATGAAGACAACAATGTATTAATGACTTTGTTATCTTCATTATCATTTAGGAATTTTATTTGATAGACAAACCGTTAATGTGCCAACTTAGGTATAGATATAATCGATAATTATTAAAATATTAACAAACTCGTCTTTATTTCAATCGGATTTGTGCGCGGGAACAAAATTTCGAAATTTTATCAGCTGTAAAGAGATATTTACGCTAAAACAGCTTGAAAATGTAAAATATTTGTTATAGACGAGGTCTAATGACAAGTCATGAGAAAGGCATAATCTCATGACTTGAATATGCCACAATAAATATAACTACTTATTAATTAAAACTATTTTCCCATAGAGATCACCAGACTCCATATAGCGATGAGCATCCGCCACGTGGTCTAACGAATACACTTTGTTAATAAAAGGTTTTAATTCACCTTTTTGCAACATCCCCCACACCTGCTGCTTTAAGTCAGTCGCTATGCTGATTTTTTCAGCGATTGTACGTGAGCGCATTGTCGAGCCAGTATGAATTAAACGTTTAACCATTAAAGGCATTAAGTTAAGGTTTTTTGGGTTACCTTGCATCATACCAATTTGTATAATGCGCCCGAATTTTGCGGCAACTTGATAATTTTTGCTGACATAGTCGCCACCAACTATATCAACGACCATATCAACCCCGCGAAGATTTGTATAATCAAGTGTTTGTTGTACAAAATCATCGTGTCGATAATTCACCACGCAATCGGCACCTAATCCTTTAGCAACCTCTACCTTTTCAGATGAACCTACGGTTGTAATGACCGTTGCGCCAAAAGCTTTTGCTAACATGATTGCGACGGAGCCAATTCCAGATGTTCCACCATGAATTAACACGGTTTCACCTTTCTTCAATTGACCGATTTGAAAAACATTAGCCCAAACAGTAAAAAAGTTTTCAGGGATAGCCGCCCCTTCAATAAAGGATAAGTTTCCTAGCGGCAATGCAATATCTTTATGAACCAAACAATACTCTGCGTAGCCGCCACCCGCTACTAGCGCGCAAATATTGTCACCCACCTGCCATTGTTCAACATTATTTGCTTTTGCAACAATCGTTCCGGCTATTTCAAGCCCTAAAATAGGGGATGCATCTGGCGGTGGAGGATAAGATCCCATACGTTGAAATATATCAGGCCGGTTAACTCCCGCCGCCTCAACCTTAACCAACAAATAGTCTTCAGATAAGGTTGGCAGCGGTTGGTCAATAAGCTGCAATTTTTCTGCGCCGCCATGTTCTGTAATATTTATCACTTTCATGGAAGTGGGAATATTTAATGGGCTATTTGCCATCTACAGCTCCTATGATATTTCAATGTTAAAACCGAATATTGCACTCTTGTTTAAATATTATAAATAATGTTAATTTTTAAAAGTCCCTAAATATAACTTTTAAATAGATATTAAATAGATAACCTATTTTATCTATAAAAAATATTTCACTTCATTTTTATTTAAGTTAAATAAATGATTTCATCACGTTATTGCTATTTATGCAAACCTAGCTGAACACCTTGTTTTTGTAAGAGTTTCTATTTACGATGACTCTGTTTTATATTTCTACTTACCAGTCGCGTTATCTTATGTTAAAATTGACTCATATCAATAATTTTAACTTGTATTGAGCATTTAATATGATCCCAGAAAAAAGAGTTGTTCGTCGCATCCAGTCTGGTGGTTGTGCTATTCATTGTCAGGATTGCAGTATTAGCCAACTGTGCATTCCCTTCACGCTGAATGAACATGAACTGGATCAACTTGATAATATCATTGAACGTAAAAAACCAATTCAAAAAGGCCAAGCACTTTTTAAAGCAGGTGATGAGTTACGTTCTTTATATGCTATTCGCTCAGGCACAATCAAAAGCTATACCATCACTGAAGAAGGTGATGAGCAAATTACCGGTTTCCATCTTGCCGGTGACCTTGTAGGTTTTGATGCTATCATTCATACACAGCACCCAAGTTTTGCACAAGCACTTGAAACATCAATGGTTTGTGAAATTCCGTTTGAAACACTTGATGACCTGTCAGGTAAAATGCCAAACCTGCGTCAACAAATCATGCGTTTAATGAGTGGAGAAATAAAAGGTGATCAGGAAATGATCCTTTTATTATCTAAGAAAAATGCAGAAGAGCGTTTAGCTGCATTTATTCTTAACTTATCGCATCGCTTTGCAGAGCGCGGTTTTTCACCTAGAGAATTCCGCCTCACAATGACACGCGGTGATATTGGTAACTATTTAGGCCTTACCGTCGAGACCATTAGCCGACTTTTAGGACGTTTCCAAAAAAGCGGTATGTTAAGTGTTAAAGGTAAATATATTACTATCGAAGATATGGAAAAACTGACTGATATAGCTGGTAAAATTTCCACTGTCTCCTGCTCATAATTCTAGGTGGGTCACAATATCTATTTTGTGACCCACCATGATTATTTTTCATCAAATCTTGCCTATTTCTCCTCAATACCTTAGTTTATCTTTAGTAAGGAATGTCCAGCCGTTATGAGGATTTTAATATGGCAAACTATAGAAATCTCCTAGTTGCAATTGACCCAAATCAGGATGATCAACCAGCATTACGACGTGCTGTCTACATAGTGCAACGTAATGGTGGACGGATTAAAGCATTCTTACCTATCTATGATCTTTCCTATGATATGACTACCTTGTTATCACCTGAAGAACGTGATGCGATGCGTAAAGGAGTCATCAATCAAAAAGCGGCTTGGATTAAACAGCAAGCCCATTTTTATCTCGAAGCGGGCATTGAGATAGAAATTAAAGTTATTTGGCATAACAAGCCTTACGAAGCAATTATTCAGGAAGTGATCAGCGGTGAACATGACCTGTTGCTAAAAATGGCTCACCAGACAGATAATTTTGAATCGATAATTTTTACCCCGCTCGATTGGCATTTATTAAGAAAATGCCCTTCCCCTGTTTGGATGGTCAAGGATAAAGTTTGGCCTGATCATGGCTCTGTTGTGGTTGCCGTCAATTTATCGAATGAAGAATCTTATCACGATGACCTTAATATCAAGCTTGTCGAGAAAACCAAAGATTTAGCCGCCCGTATTGTGAAAGAGCAGGAAATTCACCTAGTGAGTGCCTATCCTATCGCCCCCATGAATATTGCAATAGAGTTACCCGACTTTGACCCTAGCCTTTATAACAATGCATTGCGTGGACAGCACCTCATCGCAATGAAAGAGCTACGTCAAAAATTCGCGATTGATGAAAAATATACTCATGTTCGTGAGGGGTTACCTGAAAAAATTATTCCTGAGATATGTGAAGAATTACATGCTGGCGTCGTCGTTCTTGGAATATTAGGCAGAACAGGAATTTCCGCGGCTTTTCTTGGCAATACAGCGGAACATGTGATTGATAAGTTAAAATGCGATTTATTAGCCATTAAACCCGATGGCTTTGTTTGCCCAATCACCGTTGATGACGATTAATTCAATAACTTGTTTTGTGTTTTTTAGTGAATATAAAAAGCTCTGTCATATGACAGAGCTTTTTGTTTTTATAGATTATAGTGCTTTTAAAATAGCATCAACGCTGGCTTTTGCATCACCGAATAGCATTTGTGTATTGTCTTTGAAGAATAATGGGTTTTGCACACCGGCATAACCTGTATTCATCGAACGTTTAAAAACAATCACATTATTTGCCTTCCAAACTTCCAATACAGGCATACCTGCGATTGGACTATTTGGATCCTCTTGTGCTGCTGGGTTTACCGTATCATTAGCGCCAATAACCAATACAGTATCGGTATCAGAGAAATCATCATTGATTTCATCCATTTCCAACACGATATCATAAGGAACTTTAGCTTCAGCTAATAGAACGTTCATATGGCCCGGTAAGCGTCCAGCCACGGGGTGAATCCCAAAGCGTACATTAATACCACGCTCACGTAACTTAGCAGTAATATCGTGAACGGGATATTGTGCTTGAGCCACCGCTAAGCCATAGCCTGGGGTGATAATGACTGAGGTAGAATTCTTCAGTAACTCAGCCACTTCTTCCGCGGTTGTTTCACGGTATTCTCCCATTTCCTCTTCACTACCCGTTGAAGAGCCATCTGTGCCAAAGCCGCCGGCTATCACGCTAAAGAAAGAACGGTTCATTGCTTTACACATAATATAAGACAGAATTGCCCCTGATGAACCAACTAAAGCACCCGTCACAATCAGCAAGTCATTGCTTAGCATAAATCCAGCCGCTGCCGCTGCCCAACCTGAATAAGAGTTCAACATTGAGACAACCACCGGCATATCAGCGCCACCAATGGAAGCGACTAAATGCCAACCAAATGCTAATGCAATGACAGTCATAATTAGCATGGTAAATACTTGCAGGCCAACACTGCTTGTCTTAACAAAGATCACTAACAAAATAAATGAAACAACAAGAGCTGCTAAGTTCAATTTATGGCGATTTGGCAACATCATTGGTTTTGATGAGATCTTACCTGAAAGCTTACCATACGCGACGATGGAACCTGTGAATGTCACTGCACCGATAAAAATACCCAGGAAAACTTCTGTCAAATGAATGTTTTCCATAACGGCATCCATATGACCTTCGCTCGCAATGAAACTATTGAAACCAACTAACACCGCCGCTAAGCCCACAAAACTATGCAAGATAGCCACTAGCTCTGGCATTTCAGTCATTTCAACTTTTTTGGCTAAGCGGATGCCAATTACAGCACCGATCACCATTGCAACAATCATCCAACCGATATTGGCGCTATCTGGACCCAAAATGGTGGCAAGTAACGCGATTGCCATACCCGCAATACCATAGGTATTACCACGCTGAGAACTTTCATGCCGCGATAAACCCGCAAGGCTAAATATAAATAGGATAGCAGCAACAATGTAAGCCGCTGTCACAATTCCACTTGACAACATAAGTTACCCCTTATCCTTTACGAAACATTTTTAACATGCGTTGGGTAACAGTAAACCCACCGAAAATGTTGATACTGGCAATCAATATTGCAATGAAGGATAAAAAGCCAACCCATCCCCCAGAGCCTATCTGTAGTACCGCGCCAACAACAATAATGCCCGAAATCGCATTAGTTACAGACATTAACGGAGTATGCAGCGCATGTGTAACATTCCAAACAACGTAATACCCCACCACACACGCGAGAGCAAAAACCGTAAAGTGTGATAAAAACTCTTTCGGTGCAGAATTAGCAAACCAACCAAACAAAATAATGGCTAATGCCATTAAGCCGTATTTCACTGCCGGCGACATTTTCTTCTTCTCTGGCGCCTTTTGTTTTTCTGGCGTCTTAGGTTTCGCCTGCGGCTGAGCAGATACTTGAATGGGAGGAGCCGGCCAAGTAATTTCACCCTGTTTAATCACCGTCACGCCACGGATCACAACATCATCAAAATCAATGTTGATTTCACCGTTCTTTTCTTTGCACAATAACTTCATTAAATTAACAAGGTTAGTACCGTACAACTGCGACGATTGAGTCGGTAGGCGGCTAGGTAAATCAGTATAACCAATGATTTTGACGCCATTATCCGTTACAACCAACTGATCAGCTTGGGTTAGCTCACAGTTCCCACCAGTTTGCGCGGCTAAATCAACAATCACACTGCCCGGCTTCATGGATTCAACCATTTCTTTAGTGATCAATTTTGGAGCAGGACGTCCTGGGATTAAGGCTGTTGTAACAATAATGTCAACTTCTCGAGCTTGTGCAGCAAATAACGCCATTTCGGCTTTAATAAAAGCTTCCGACATCACTTTTGCATAGCCATCACCACTTCCAGCCTCTTCCTTGAAATCTAACTCAAGAAATTCAGCCCCCATACTTTGCACTTGCTCTTTTACTTCTGGTCGAGTATCGAATGCCCGTACGATCGCTCCCAAACTACCAGCAGCACCAATTGCGGCTAAACCAGCGACACCCGCACCGATAATCATGACTTTTGCTGGAGGGACCTTACCGGCGGCAGTAATTTGCCCTGTAAAAAAGCGCCCAAATTCATGCGCGGCTTCTACAATTGCACGATAACCGGCAATATTTGCCATTGAGCTCAACGCATCGAGTGACTGTGCGCGGGAAATACGCGGTACCGCATCCATTGCTAACACATTGATATTTTTTGCCTTTAAGGCATCCATCAACTCAGCATTTTGAGCTGGCCAAATAAAACTGACGAGCGTTGTACCTTCTTTAAATAAAGGAATCTCATCGTCTAATGGCGCATTTACTTTAAAAACAATGTCAGCAGAGAATGCGGTGTCACGATCAACAATCTCTGCACCAGCTTGTTCATAAGCCACATCATCAAAACTCGCTAAATGCCCTGCATCCTTTTCGATACAAACACTGAAACCTAACTTAAGTAGCTGAGTTACAGTCGAAGGTGTAGCAGCAACACGAGCTTCATTGGCAAGTCGTTCTCTTGGTATACCAATACGCATAATGTTCCCTTTTTAAAGCTAAAGTTATGTTGTATTTATTAAGCTTACTAAAAATTGTTCATTCTTTAATGGAATAGTCCGATTTTTAGCTAAAACGGTTTTGTCTTGTTCTAATAACCTACTGAAAATAACCTTCTTGATCCATAATTGATCGCTATTCTTAGACAGTAAATGGAATTCACAGTGAAAATCTTAGTTTTAGGTCAATAAAATACT of the Providencia stuartii genome contains:
- a CDS encoding FNR family transcription factor, yielding MIPEKRVVRRIQSGGCAIHCQDCSISQLCIPFTLNEHELDQLDNIIERKKPIQKGQALFKAGDELRSLYAIRSGTIKSYTITEEGDEQITGFHLAGDLVGFDAIIHTQHPSFAQALETSMVCEIPFETLDDLSGKMPNLRQQIMRLMSGEIKGDQEMILLLSKKNAEERLAAFILNLSHRFAERGFSPREFRLTMTRGDIGNYLGLTVETISRLLGRFQKSGMLSVKGKYITIEDMEKLTDIAGKISTVSCS
- a CDS encoding pyridoxal phosphate-dependent decarboxylase family protein → MTNFNNSKMNVDALFLGPKSENAVFFREMMEYAVTEHMHWRSGYHPEDPEYVTTVERYAPEYRDTLYRTEGILNQLSSKLKTTSIPWFSPRYLGHMNADTLMISNLAYVMAMMYNPNNCAQESSPTTTVLELEAGADLCAMFGYDPNRAWGHITSGGTVANYEGLWVARNIKTLPLAIAKHPQAKQLLKDSSEKALLNMQTSAVLDLIDELKKRGLFEDVREMTCRGEGVEQGRLGKLLVPQSKHYSWLKAMDILGLGQQNIVQLPVDGSYRTDTDQMRQIVFSLIERGEPILAIVAVVGTTETGAIDNVAELIELRRECEARFGVSFYIHIDAAYAGYACAMFRDENNQFIEYDTLIKRYHSEGIFPSDVIWPKPDVYQSFKALQEADSITVDPHKVGFIPYAAGAICMKDKRIVDLISYHAAYVFEEVAEKGRKADKQQNVLLGSSIMEGSKAGATAAAVWAAHRLVPLNILGYGKVIAAGLTTANWMIESMNHCDVFKIEDREFQIVAMPSPDFHMVNFMFKEVGNSSLERQNQLNKRLYELCSYAAGRSYTNNFLTSSTSLTSEEYGNNPRNFCREMGFSDQEWDKTQSLYVLRAAIMTHCLRDKQHFTAFWEELRNIFEGKLQQLIDEENKLTHSKQKIAL
- the pntB gene encoding Re/Si-specific NAD(P)(+) transhydrogenase subunit beta, coding for MSSGIVTAAYIVAAILFIFSLAGLSRHESSQRGNTYGIAGMAIALLATILGPDSANIGWMIVAMVIGAVIGIRLAKKVEMTEMPELVAILHSFVGLAAVLVGFNSFIASEGHMDAVMENIHLTEVFLGIFIGAVTFTGSIVAYGKLSGKISSKPMMLPNRHKLNLAALVVSFILLVIFVKTSSVGLQVFTMLIMTVIALAFGWHLVASIGGADMPVVVSMLNSYSGWAAAAAGFMLSNDLLIVTGALVGSSGAILSYIMCKAMNRSFFSVIAGGFGTDGSSTGSEEEMGEYRETTAEEVAELLKNSTSVIITPGYGLAVAQAQYPVHDITAKLRERGINVRFGIHPVAGRLPGHMNVLLAEAKVPYDIVLEMDEINDDFSDTDTVLVIGANDTVNPAAQEDPNSPIAGMPVLEVWKANNVIVFKRSMNTGYAGVQNPLFFKDNTQMLFGDAKASVDAILKAL
- a CDS encoding NAD(P)H-quinone oxidoreductase, with amino-acid sequence MANSPLNIPTSMKVINITEHGGAEKLQLIDQPLPTLSEDYLLVKVEAAGVNRPDIFQRMGSYPPPPDASPILGLEIAGTIVAKANNVEQWQVGDNICALVAGGGYAEYCLVHKDIALPLGNLSFIEGAAIPENFFTVWANVFQIGQLKKGETVLIHGGTSGIGSVAIMLAKAFGATVITTVGSSEKVEVAKGLGADCVVNYRHDDFVQQTLDYTNLRGVDMVVDIVGGDYVSKNYQVAAKFGRIIQIGMMQGNPKNLNLMPLMVKRLIHTGSTMRSRTIAEKISIATDLKQQVWGMLQKGELKPFINKVYSLDHVADAHRYMESGDLYGKIVLINK
- the pntA gene encoding Re/Si-specific NAD(P)(+) transhydrogenase subunit alpha → MRIGIPRERLANEARVAATPSTVTQLLKLGFSVCIEKDAGHLASFDDVAYEQAGAEIVDRDTAFSADIVFKVNAPLDDEIPLFKEGTTLVSFIWPAQNAELMDALKAKNINVLAMDAVPRISRAQSLDALSSMANIAGYRAIVEAAHEFGRFFTGQITAAGKVPPAKVMIIGAGVAGLAAIGAAGSLGAIVRAFDTRPEVKEQVQSMGAEFLELDFKEEAGSGDGYAKVMSEAFIKAEMALFAAQAREVDIIVTTALIPGRPAPKLITKEMVESMKPGSVIVDLAAQTGGNCELTQADQLVVTDNGVKIIGYTDLPSRLPTQSSQLYGTNLVNLMKLLCKEKNGEINIDFDDVVIRGVTVIKQGEITWPAPPIQVSAQPQAKPKTPEKQKAPEKKKMSPAVKYGLMALAIILFGWFANSAPKEFLSHFTVFALACVVGYYVVWNVTHALHTPLMSVTNAISGIIVVGAVLQIGSGGWVGFLSFIAILIASINIFGGFTVTQRMLKMFRKG
- the uspE gene encoding universal stress protein UspE, with amino-acid sequence MANYRNLLVAIDPNQDDQPALRRAVYIVQRNGGRIKAFLPIYDLSYDMTTLLSPEERDAMRKGVINQKAAWIKQQAHFYLEAGIEIEIKVIWHNKPYEAIIQEVISGEHDLLLKMAHQTDNFESIIFTPLDWHLLRKCPSPVWMVKDKVWPDHGSVVVAVNLSNEESYHDDLNIKLVEKTKDLAARIVKEQEIHLVSAYPIAPMNIAIELPDFDPSLYNNALRGQHLIAMKELRQKFAIDEKYTHVREGLPEKIIPEICEELHAGVVVLGILGRTGISAAFLGNTAEHVIDKLKCDLLAIKPDGFVCPITVDDD